A genomic window from Clostridium cylindrosporum DSM 605 includes:
- a CDS encoding methyl-accepting chemotaxis protein, producing the protein MKKFTDFKLSTKLVISFMVMIILIGMIGIIGVINANKMGNASDKMYNNNIACIVSINLIDKNISKINLILQEIAKVKDSNEVNMMKSDIEALKEESNDGVKKYKSGIISEENNSMFLDFEEKFNIYKKQVDEYITFVLDSKTLEASDKLSEVKQSGANMDMKLEELLSLNNKWAEQSMASNKASLNNIIISSITFTVLGVVISIVLAVSVIRLITKPLNKTREFADRLAEYDFSTPLDIKSKNEFGYMADALNRARINVAFLIKDVINSADIISNSSAELSATASEVSLKLESVNESAIHINGMIQETTFIVGEVAASSEEVDSNVEGLASKASNGNASSIEIKERAFKIEEESKKAFENTRKLYDIVEKEIIEDIERGKVVEKIISMADTIANISNQTNLLALNASIEAARAGELGRGFAVVADEVKGLAQKSAEEVTNVKDTIEEVQMAFKSLSGNSNKLLRFINENILPQFEEFVEVGETYGKDGDFVNSMSEDLALMSEEISATINQVVNNIQSISEDVLRSSQDVASIQEGISLSSEAMNQVVNAASQQSDLAQSLNEMIAKFKV; encoded by the coding sequence TTTTAATAGGGATGATAGGAATAATTGGGGTTATAAATGCAAACAAAATGGGTAATGCCTCCGATAAAATGTACAATAATAATATTGCATGTATAGTATCTATTAATCTTATAGATAAGAATATATCTAAGATTAACCTAATTCTACAGGAAATAGCTAAAGTTAAAGATTCCAATGAAGTTAATATGATGAAAAGTGATATTGAAGCCCTCAAAGAAGAAAGTAATGATGGAGTTAAAAAGTATAAGTCAGGAATTATAAGTGAAGAAAATAATTCTATGTTTTTAGACTTTGAAGAAAAGTTTAACATATACAAGAAACAAGTAGATGAATATATAACATTTGTATTAGACAGTAAGACTTTAGAGGCTTCGGATAAGCTTTCAGAGGTTAAACAATCAGGGGCTAATATGGATATGAAGTTAGAGGAGTTATTAAGTCTAAATAATAAGTGGGCAGAACAAAGCATGGCATCGAATAAGGCATCACTTAATAACATAATTATTTCATCAATAACTTTTACTGTATTAGGTGTTGTTATATCCATAGTATTAGCTGTTTCTGTAATAAGATTAATAACAAAACCTTTAAATAAAACTAGGGAGTTTGCAGATAGACTAGCAGAATATGATTTTTCGACTCCCCTTGATATAAAATCTAAAAATGAATTTGGTTATATGGCAGATGCATTAAATAGAGCTAGGATTAATGTAGCCTTTCTAATAAAAGATGTTATAAATAGTGCAGACATAATTAGTAATTCAAGTGCAGAATTATCAGCAACCGCAAGTGAAGTATCCTTAAAACTAGAGTCTGTAAATGAATCAGCTATACACATAAATGGTATGATACAGGAAACAACTTTTATAGTAGGAGAGGTAGCAGCTTCATCAGAGGAAGTAGATTCTAATGTGGAAGGTCTTGCAAGTAAAGCTAGTAATGGAAATGCAAGTTCTATAGAGATAAAAGAAAGAGCTTTTAAAATTGAAGAGGAAAGCAAGAAAGCCTTTGAAAATACAAGAAAGCTTTATGATATAGTAGAAAAAGAAATAATAGAGGATATTGAAAGAGGAAAAGTTGTTGAAAAAATTATATCTATGGCAGATACAATAGCAAATATATCTAATCAAACTAATTTATTAGCACTTAATGCATCAATAGAAGCAGCAAGAGCAGGTGAACTCGGTCGTGGATTTGCAGTTGTTGCAGATGAAGTTAAGGGTCTTGCACAAAAGTCCGCTGAAGAGGTTACAAATGTAAAGGATACTATAGAAGAAGTTCAAATGGCATTTAAAAGTTTATCAGGAAATAGCAATAAACTTCTAAGATTTATAAATGAAAATATTCTTCCTCAATTTGAGGAATTTGTAGAGGTAGGAGAGACCTACGGTAAGGATGGAGATTTTGTAAATAGTATGTCTGAGGACTTAGCACTAATGTCAGAGGAAATTTCAGCAACAATTAACCAGGTTGTAAATAATATACAAAGCATTTCAGAGGATGTATTAAGATCTTCACAGGATGTTGCAAGTATCCAAGAGGGTATTAGCCTTTCAAGTGAGGCAATGAACCAAGTAGTAAATGCTGCAAGTCAACAATCAGATTTAGCACAAAGTCTTAATGAAATGATTGCTAAATTTAAAGTTTAA
- a CDS encoding DUF4317 domain-containing protein, with translation MRKKDILELKRRLKKDHCTFTKMCGCYVNGEKNILLKFRETFLNLEEDEYYKYLEIAKKVLSGTIGNNILELNFPMNEDLTNESQSSLLHLRNSQLKDDSVLDSFYQLIIDNYVCSDNFLILVFHDAYDVITKTSDNAKIDESEEVYEYVLCAICPVSLSNAGLRYFEEENKIAARDRDWVVDVPSNGFVFPAFIERSSDVNSVMYYTKNAKDTHPELMENVLGCYSRQTATIQKETFQSIIKDSVSADDEESEKVFMEIQENLNNMIDEYSSMSDDLDSEPITLTKDAMQNILIESGVPEEATAKIEKYYVESFGDDLPLAESLIDPKVLKANEQRKKEENLLKQVEILQTRLEEVKQEAAAANEASLPTEPTEVSDDNLALEEDSEANLEEVIGEDSETNLEEASEVTSEETQDATSEDNEVTPEYDVILQVKSEKVPQIKSQIIDGQNCIVIPINENEQTTVNVLDDLI, from the coding sequence ATGAGAAAAAAAGATATACTTGAACTTAAGAGACGTTTAAAAAAGGATCATTGCACCTTCACCAAAATGTGTGGCTGCTATGTTAATGGAGAAAAAAATATTCTTCTTAAATTTAGAGAAACCTTTCTAAACTTAGAAGAGGATGAATATTATAAGTACCTAGAAATCGCTAAAAAAGTGCTCTCTGGGACTATCGGCAATAATATTTTAGAGCTTAACTTTCCTATGAATGAAGACCTTACAAATGAAAGTCAATCTTCACTTTTACATCTTAGAAACAGTCAATTAAAGGATGACTCTGTCCTTGATAGTTTTTACCAACTAATTATAGATAACTATGTTTGCTCTGATAACTTTTTAATACTTGTTTTTCATGATGCCTATGATGTTATTACTAAAACAAGTGATAATGCAAAGATAGATGAATCGGAAGAAGTATATGAATATGTGCTATGTGCAATATGTCCTGTTTCACTTTCAAATGCTGGTCTTAGATACTTTGAAGAAGAAAACAAAATAGCAGCACGAGATCGTGATTGGGTAGTTGATGTCCCAAGTAATGGCTTTGTGTTTCCTGCCTTTATTGAGCGTAGTTCAGATGTTAATTCTGTTATGTATTACACTAAAAATGCAAAGGATACACATCCTGAATTAATGGAAAATGTATTAGGCTGTTATTCAAGACAAACAGCTACTATACAAAAGGAAACATTCCAATCAATTATCAAAGATTCAGTTAGTGCTGATGATGAAGAGTCTGAAAAAGTTTTTATGGAAATACAAGAAAACCTAAACAATATGATAGATGAATATAGTTCTATGTCTGATGATCTAGACTCTGAACCTATCACCTTAACAAAGGATGCTATGCAAAATATTTTAATAGAAAGTGGTGTTCCAGAAGAAGCTACTGCTAAAATAGAAAAATACTATGTGGAGAGTTTTGGTGATGATCTTCCTTTAGCAGAAAGTCTAATTGACCCAAAGGTGCTTAAAGCAAATGAGCAAAGAAAAAAGGAAGAGAATCTTTTAAAGCAGGTAGAAATACTTCAAACTAGACTTGAAGAGGTTAAGCAAGAAGCTGCTGCAGCTAATGAAGCTTCCCTGCCTACAGAGCCTACAGAAGTTAGTGATGATAATCTAGCTTTAGAAGAAGATTCAGAGGCCAACTTAGAAGAAGTTATAGGAGAGGACTCAGAAACTAACTTAGAGGAAGCTTCAGAGGTTACTTCAGAAGAAACTCAAGATGCAACTTCAGAAGATAATGAAGTTACTCCTGAATATGACGTTATACTTCAAGTAAAATCTGAAAAAGTACCTCAAATAAAATCTCAAATAATTGATGGTCAAAACTGTATAGTTATTCCTATTAATGAAAATGAACAAACTACAGTTAACGTTTTAGATGATTTAATTTAA
- a CDS encoding carbonate dehydratase, with the protein MYDGIKKDYKPIGPKNLYAYFIEKNPVTSFNPISVYPKISDSAFVGPFSSVIGDVTIKDNVFLGASVVIRADEGSPFYIGHNSNIQDRVVLHGLKEAKYLVNGKGYSIFIGDKVNIAHGALIHGPAVVGSNTFVGFNAIVFNSIVEENCYIDTGAIVTGGIRIAANKYVPIGAIINTQDKADNLLEVPKEQSDFSEKVNDINVEFSQSYSLKFGDMKYGF; encoded by the coding sequence ATGTATGATGGTATAAAAAAAGATTATAAGCCAATAGGGCCAAAGAATTTATATGCTTACTTTATTGAAAAGAACCCAGTTACTTCATTTAATCCTATAAGTGTATACCCTAAAATAAGTGATAGTGCATTTGTAGGACCATTTTCAAGTGTAATAGGTGATGTAACAATAAAAGATAATGTATTTTTAGGTGCTAGTGTAGTGATAAGAGCAGATGAGGGAAGCCCATTTTATATAGGTCATAACTCTAATATACAAGATAGAGTAGTATTACATGGACTAAAAGAAGCTAAATACTTGGTAAATGGTAAAGGATATTCAATATTTATTGGAGATAAAGTAAACATAGCCCATGGAGCATTAATTCATGGCCCAGCTGTTGTAGGAAGTAATACATTTGTTGGGTTTAATGCAATTGTATTTAACTCTATTGTAGAGGAGAATTGCTATATTGATACTGGAGCAATAGTAACAGGGGGAATAAGGATAGCTGCAAATAAATATGTTCCAATTGGTGCTATTATAAATACCCAGGATAAGGCAGATAATCTTTTAGAAGTACCAAAGGAACAATCAGATTTTTCAGAAAAGGTTAATGATATTAATGTAGAGTTTTCACAATCCTACAGCTTAAAATTTGGGGATATGAAATATGGGTTTTAG